A window of Ptychodera flava strain L36383 chromosome 1, AS_Pfla_20210202, whole genome shotgun sequence contains these coding sequences:
- the LOC139145523 gene encoding peptidyl-prolyl cis-trans isomerase G-like, protein MEPPDLTSRAELMLASHVKSSQSRSSSGHIRSSTPDVAPSRESSLHRNSYREMRREQSLRNQIKSDISRETAPTNNQPSGYDHRRLNVQVNSSRDHLQPIELAESGADDIWIMRPDAKRSSRSPTQDKQDAIPDYRREVRIDPRQYQVQGNLNKLNVAKPTNVLEGSGEKPPPIPPRDPINIRRDSKVDTFDNHSRLPMAQGYHQLIERAPPTTFVADRQQESPYRHHNSDYHQQDNYRANQRLPSSEFSALPYNKSRDAININENIWRGSDPPDIDYRPHKSWHSHLQNHPSKEGTAKQDSRSPSKSQMKHHQKQTPADIQTPQNENDRRRERSRNENSKRNIPYTEKQHQRTDNNNSQVREALSEYVKNQYRNKDYKTAKDRYREETAQHNADERRRSQNHWNSQKPCERTQSHQVASTIRKTKTDSEHC, encoded by the coding sequence ATGGAACCACCAGATCTAACGTCACGTGCAGAGCTTATGTTGGCATCGCATGTCAAAAGTTCACAGTCAAGATCATCTTCTGGGCACATACGCAGCTCCACGCCAGATGTGGCGCCATCTCGAGAGAGCTCCCTTCACAGAAACAGTTACCGTGAAATGCGTCGCGAACAAAGTTTGCGAAATCAAATAAAAAGTGATATTTCAAGGGAGACTGCACCAACCAATAATCAACCGAGTGGATATGACCATAGACGACTCAATGTACAAGTGAACTCATCACGTGACCACTTGCAACCCATTGAATTGGCTGAAAGTGGGGCAGACGACATTTGGATAATGCGTCCGGACGCGAAACGCTCGAGTCGCAGCCCGACTCAGGATAAACAAGATGCTATTCCAGATTATCGAAGGGAAGTACGCATAGACCCTCGTCAATATCAGGTTCAGGGGAACCTTAACAAATTAAATGTAGCTAAGCCCACCAATGTGTTGGAAGGCAGTGGTGAGAAACCTCCGCCCATACCGCCAAGAGATCCCATAAATATTAGAAGAGACTCGAAAGTAGACACGTTTGATAATCATAGCAGACTGCCAATGGCCCAGGGCTATCACCAACTCATTGAAAGAGCGCCACCAACGACGTTTGTCGCTGATCGACAGCAGGAGTCTCCGTATAGACATCACAATTCAGACTACCATCAGCAAGACAACTACAGAGCAAATCAAAGACTGCCCTCATCGGAATTCAGTGCACTGCCATACAATAAATCACGTGATGCAATAAATATAAACGAAAACATTTGGCGCGGATCGGACCCGCCTGACATTGACTACAGACCACATAAAAGTTGGCACTCTCATCTGCAGAATCATCCAAGCAAGGAGGGAACAGCGAAGCAAGATTCGAGAAGTCCTTCAAAAAGTCAAATGAAACATCATCAAAAGCAAACCCCCGCCGACATACAAACgccacaaaatgaaaatgacagacgTCGAGAGAGGAGTCGAAATGAAAACAGTAAAAGGAACATACCATATACTGAAAAGCAACACCAGAGAACGGACAATAATAACTCGCAAGTTCGCGAAGCCCTCTCAGAATATGTTAAGAATCAGTACCGTAACAAAGACTACAAAACTGCCAAAGACAGATACAGAGAAGAGACTGCTCAGCATAACGCTGATGAACGCAGGAGAAGTCAAAACCACTGGAATTCACAAAAACCCTGTGAAAGAACCCAATCCCACCAGGTTGCCAGCACTATCAGAAAAACCAAAACAGACTCAGAGCATTGCTAA